CACAaagtcttaaccctcgtgttgtcttcccgttaaccatgaacttgtccttcctggCCAAAATcgaaaatgaatttttttttgtgtttttccgatgttttttttgttgacgctttttctgatttacttgtcactttttccggcttttggcgctttttttttttaaaccctgagTTGGTTtaaaaataggttttacacttattcttggaagtCATGGTCAGGAAatctcatttatatcaaattgtacgaacgtttttagttaaaaaagcagaaatcatgaattattttgactaatagttaagatcagaggttgttgagtggatcacagatgggtagatgtcgaAGTTTAGTCCGcatactgttttgaaactattaaaaaaaaaaaaaaaagaactcaaatgctataagatgaaataaaacacccaaaaaaatcaataaaagtaatcattcattttacctgaagaatgttgcaTGGAAttatccatgtttttttctgggcaatttggttgaaaggaatccatatttctgatataaaacactgaaacgggtcaatttgaccaaaggccaacacaagggttaaataatatTGCTCTTCATGAGGCCCTAACGTGCTCAGACATGAATTGTAAAGATGTGCTACATGTTGATAATCTCTGTGCAATATAGGACGATGTTGTGAAATGTCTCAATGATTCCAGTGAACTCTTTCcttaaagtaaattaaataagTTTGTGGCTGAGATGTTGAGGCAACAGAGGCCTGTGGGCTCTGGTCAGACATGAGGTATTGTTAGATatggaaataaaaagacaaaatgctAGAGTTAAGCATGTACTCCGttttaagaaaaatgaaaacacaatgagAGCCGACTCGCTAGCCAGTAAGCTACAGAACAACAACCTTACTGACCTTTGGTAAGAAGTCAAAATAATGAGTACAAAGAAAACATCCTTAGCGGCTGATGTTGAAGGTTTTATAAGCCCAGAAAAAATAGCTGAGCGTTGGCATGAGCACTACTGTGACCTTATTAATTGTGTTAAAAGTAGCCCAGTTAGAATTAATCAGGAACATATTGATTTCTCAGCAGATATGATAGTTAGGGCAGCAGATATTCATAATGCCATCATTATGTTGGAGAACAACAAAGCCTGGTATGGACATAACCAAAGTATGGACTGCATAACTGCAGAGCATCTAAAATAAGCTATAAGCTATAATAAATACATCTGTATCAGCAATCTTGATTTAAAACAGTCACCAAAGGCCCAGTACAGTCAGTCATTAaatactgccatctgctggtaGAAGGGGGAACAGTTTGGTCCATTACGTGgaaaaccacattaaatattaatttaattatataatatagcgCTAACACTAAcaaccctatattaccaactgtattaaaCCAAATCCTTAAACGGGGCTGGTGATGTGCACGTGGATAGGCTTGatattaaataactgtaataaactactgttgctaacataTTTCTTTGGGTCCAGGAtcatatcagcctatttattgattgatttttttccttctaacgttactctggtaTAACGTTAGTGTTGCATATTATGTCCGCTCTAAAAGcttgtcttttatttatattggcTAGATTTACTATTACTTCCGGGTCATTTAGGCccacctttctttcttttaatgtagatcTTCCATCGGAGAACTGAAAAcaggaatttcaaaaaaaaaaaaaaaggacatttaatttggtttggttgtttttcattttttgaatcaAAACCAAGGCGGAGgactgctctttttttttttaccgtttctttgtttttggtttgaaaacgacaaacaaaaaaaaggtggtTTTCTCTTTATTTCGTTTTGTGGTTCAAACGAAAAGACAAAGTATCAAAACGTACACGGACCATGAACCAATAAACAGACTATGTTTAGGGTCTAACcttcaaaaacatgtttaacatcATTAGGCAATTTATTAGTAGGCTAAcatataaatgtattaaaatgtagTCCACGACAGAACCATTTTGGAGCGATctacacttttattttgaaaatcctCACAACAAAGCGCAAGCTGAAACTAGCTGTTTTTTGATTGGTCGATCATAGTTACGTTCGGTGTATCCAATCAGCGAGCAGCTGGTCTCTATATAGGTGGTTCTCAGCGATGACCAGGCACATTCTGTCGACTACACCGAGGGAAGAAACGTAAAGATGTCTGGACGCGGTAAGGGAGTCGGTAAGACCAGAGCGAAGGCCAAGAGCCGGTCATCCCGGGCCGGACTTCAGTTCCCGGTCGGCCGTGTCCACAGACACTTGAGAAAGGGCAACTACGCCCACCGCGTCGGTGCCGGGGCGCCGGTGTACCTGGCGGCGGTGCTCGAGTACCTGACCGCCGAGATCCTGGAGCTGGCCGGTAACGCCGCCCGCGACAACAAGAAGACCCGGATCATCCCCCGCCACCTGCAGCTGGCGGTCCGCAACGACGAGGAGCTCAACAAGCTGCTGGGCGGGGTGACCATCGCTCAGGGCGGCGTGCTGCCCAACATCCAGGCCGTCCTGCTGCCCAAGAAGACCGAGAAGGCCGCGAAGAAGTAAACACCCGGAAACGACTCAACCAACAACACAACGGTTCTTTTAAGAGCCACACACCTCGAGCTAAAGGCCGTTTCCTTGGTGCTGTTAATAGATTACTTTCAATGTTTGAATCACCCGAGGTAGAGTTACAACGAGTCACATTGTTAACCTTTGtggtgtctttgttttttggagGTTTTTTAACACTAACATTAACTTAATttagtcaataaacctcatttataagaaattatacctGGTGTTTTTAGTTAGAAAAGGAGACATTAAGGACTACTTGATTATCCATTAATTCACTTTCCTTTAAAATCAGcctaaaattaaaaggaaagtatgttgatggataatcagactggaatatgttaaTTTTTACTCTGCtatttttgttcaaatgctataagacgccccaaaattaaggcaaatagagatttgtacttgccaaagagcgttgNNNNNNNNNNatcatgttattttggggaattaaaaagaaacattgataTAGGGAAACCggtcaacatgagggttaaagagtGTCATGCTCCTGCAGAAGACATCAGTCCATGAGGTCTTATTTTAGGAAAATGTTCTCTGTCACAGAGAAttactacactacccacaattgTAAATGTGAAAGCGACGCCCCTGATTGGTGCAGCTAACTGTTACTATAGAAATGCTCGGTGTATGTGTAGTTTAATGTCCCAAATTCACTCCAAcgtaaccttaaccactcaaggtcaaatgcctaaccccaaccaatcaagctgcttcgtAGAGAGCGGGTCCTGGCGTAGCCATAGTGATATTTAGGACACTAAACTGCACGTATGTCGTTGAAAAATGCCCAATAAATTGTGTTATGGTCACTATTCAAGGTCCAACCGACAGGGTGGAGGTAGGCTACCGGTCGGCGGTTTCTGAAAACAATCCGTATAATGTTAGgctaatttatcagaatcagctttatttgccaggtatgaggacacatacgagggaTTTTGCTTTGGATCGTGTTGCTCACAATGggcttactcatacaaaacaatatatacacacacactataaatagAAACAATACAGACAGGTTGAAGCAatagtgcaaagtatgcaggagtcaATTAtaattatggagcatagtgcaaagggtgctgCAATAGTAACTTATTATATAAGTATGATATTACAAgatgaacagctctgaaataaagaatgatgaataagtaataagtggaaccagtaaccAGGTGCTGAtgaacatgtagctctgttgtttataaagtggaggtctgtcagagagaaaacaacaaaaaccaatcggtgctgcctacaccgtgtgaTCCTCCTGCTaaagttagcacccaacaggctccAACAGGGCAGGTTTTAAACCGGTTTTTACCCTCTAAACGTGTAATTAATCAACTTTTGgcatcgcctcagctcgcttggaacctcgactgatgtagtactacaaaaagGACCCGTTaccaggtaccagggacttttttttcataatggaaaaccaaaaaaggcgagacgagcagataccatgcagtggaaaaatgcTATTAGAGATACTTAGGGACCGTCTAAAACCcagaaaagagatgaaacaaAGATGTGTAggctattaatttaatgattaaataaggtagtgtctccaaacttacaaTTATGACTTGTATCCTggtagttgtactacagcacttaaaaaaaaaagaagcatatgcttatttttttaaatgtttgtctcttttgtgttgtagtttgtagacggtccctaagcaccTCTTGCgcctgaattagcacaactttcatgaatttctttcacatctacagcagtcagctTTACTGTGCATCACTGCGCATGGGTAGCCATTGTAACGACATATTGAAcataagaggctaaaaacacgtttaaaacctgccctgtttgagcctgtGGAGTGCAGACTTTAGCAGGAGGATCAACTaagtgtagacagcaccgattggtttccctctgacagcactccacatttacaaactgagctacgtgttgaaattgaccggaattctcctttaactacGCTGAAACAGGTacttattttacattacatctaCATGAATGCACCACCTCTGAACAAAACCGCTTTAACATGCAAGCCCAACACCTGCATAGGACACGTGCTCACTTGTCTTTGTTCATGTACAATAACATTTCCGTGTAACTTAGATGTTTTATCCCCCAAATCCTGTTCTTTATCCCTATAAGTATGCTTGTCATGGCATTATGGATCCGCCAGACAGTTGCAACACATAAGCTACTTTACAGACCTACAAACACGTGCTACGCTGTGAACTGCATTTAATCAGGGGACCTGCAGAACTGATCAGGATCTTTTGCTCGGTTAGAGTTGGTCTGTGGCTCTTAAAAGAGCCGTTTTGTTTACTGTatgctggtctcaggtcagtctAAGCCCTCTCTCCGCGGATGCGCCGGGCCAGCTGGATGTCTTTGGGCATGATNNNNNNNNNNNNNNNNNNNNNNNCGCACAGGTTGGTGTCCTCGAACAGGCCGACCAGGTAGGCCTCGCTGGACTCCTGCAGCGCCATGACGGCGGAGCTCTGGAAGCGCAGGTCGGTCTTGAAGTCCTGAGCGATCTCCCGGACCAGGCGCTGGAAGGGCAGCTTGCGNNNNNNNNNNTCGGTGGACTTCTGGTAGCGGCGGATCTCACGGAGAGCCACGGTACCGGGCCTGTAGCGGTGAGGCTTCTTCACGCCGCCGGTGGCCGGCGCGCTTTTACGCGCAGCCTTGGTGGCCAGCTGCTTCCGGGGGGCCTTTCCTCCGGTGGACTTACGGGCGGTCTGCTTGGTCCTGGCCATGGCTGTTTTATCTCTGAGTTGTCAGGAGAAAGAGTTCAGCCTGCCTGCAGAGCCGCGTCTTTATAAAGGAACTGCCGCAGCCAGGGCAGCGCTGATTGGTTCAGGCCGGAAAGCGCGCGCTTTAGCAGATCCCCAATTGGACAACGATAATTCAAagttaaccacacacacagcggctggcaaacaaagaaagaaccggactgtatattattaacagtctatggaaAGAACAAGACGATGAACTAACGTGTAGAGACAATTTGTTCGATTAAACTCTTAAAATCAATCTGCTGTTTTGACTGTTTTGTCAAAATCAGTAACTTTAAATCTTGAAGAAACACCACTGCCACGTTACATGGTCATTTTTGTCTCTATATGCTCCTGtatagtttttttgtaaagtattCTGTAGTTTTGTATATTACTTATATGTATATTATCATGCGTTTAATACATGTGTATTCTTATTTGATATCAATGTAGCAGCTGGTCAAAGTGAAGCTAGTTTGAACTATGCtgcatttatgtatttgttttttgaagaAATTAAGAAACAAAGCAGGCTACAATAAGCTCAATATAGTGTTTATATAGGCTACATATGTTCATAATGCCCATAGGCCTAaatcaaaaatatcaaatctCACCAGCTGGCTTTATATTCTGTACATCacaataaagacaacatgaaacacTGGTACTTGAACGGTTATTGTAAACAAgaatgattgtttttgtgtcttctgCTCCACACGCTGATGATCTTTTATGGAAGATATAAGACTTACCAACTCATGCTTtgtatgttgcttttttttttttttacaaaaagctNNNNNNNNNNTTTTTACAAATTACATGTTATGACATACATTGAGagcaaaaaaagataaatacaaaCTACGAATTACAACAACATGACAATTTACATTATAAAGTGCAGAGAGCGGTTAAAGTGCATGCGTTAAAGTGCATGTGCTAATAGTGCAAAGAACAGACCATAAAGTGCAGAACGcaaaacattacaaattaaTAATATTCCAAGGTAGGAGCTGatttttgtctaattttttccttcttcttaaCTCAGTGATGACTTGTATGTTGCCAGTGGTCACCATCTCATTCAGGTTAAACCCTacggagctagatttgtttctttattacatgcaagaaaacaaatgatctgagagaagaagaagaaaaaaaaaaacatttgagagaaaaagtcatCACACTgataccaaaaaaaacattttatgagaggaaaaaaaatgtctttgagaAAAGGTTTGCACACAGTTGGAATTCATAATTGCTCTGCTTGATATTGTGTGAATTATAATCATCGTTTGAGGGTGTGGTGTGCAGTTACGGTGAGTAAATGTTGCAGCGGAAAAGAACACTTGCAGATAATCATATGTATAGTGTGCTTAAAANNNNNNNNNNCCAGATGCTGTATGACAATACAACAGACTGTTATTACCAGCGATGAAGTCTGTAGATACTCACCGAGCTGAGGAGAAGAAAAGCACTGGACAAAAATAAGCTCCCACCTTGGGACATTATTAATTTGTAATGCTTCGCACTTTATATACTACTACTAGTATATAAAATACATGATATCCACATGATACATTAGAGAGCAAAACAATCCATAGAAACAGCAGCGaatttacaaacatgacataGTCTAGCCTACATTATAAAGTGCTTGAAGGTCATGAGTTAAAGTGCATGTGCTAAAGTGCAAAGAACAGGCTAAAGTGCAAAAGAGTATATAAAGTGCGAAGCATTACAAATTAATAATGTCCCAAGGTAGGAGCTTATTTTTGTCCAGTGCTTTCCCCCCCCATTTTTTCCATGTACATTCATTTCTACATGAAGGTACAACATAGTATCAAAGTCTATTTAAATAGAAAGGTTTGTTTTCCCAACAGGGAAGTCTGTTGATGACTTTAAATGTACACGACAGAGCTGCAACACAgctcaattatttattaatctgCAATTGGCAATTATAACctatgaaatgtcaaaaaaaaaaaaaaaaaaagtccatccCAGTATCTAAGCATTAATGTAACGTTTTTCTGTCACCTAAACAGatttaatataaaacaaaatttgAGGCTTCTGCAGCCTTAAACTCTCAAAATGACTGAGTCTATTGAACCAACACTAAATCTGTAATCCAGATTACAGAGCCTGTACATTGTCCCTACACAAGCAACAGCTAGGCGGCTAACTAGTGAACACAAATACATGAAACGTGAGTttaagaaagaaggaaaggagCTCTTAAGAGTCTGTGGGTGGCTCTTAAAAGAGCCTTTGGGTTGTTGTAGTTGGTGGTGTTACAGCAGGGCTGTTTACTTGGAGCTGGTGTACTTGGTGACGGCCTTGGTGCCCTCGGACACCGCGTGCTTGGCCAGCTCCCCGGGCAGCAGCAGCCTCACGGCGGTCTGGATCTCGCGGGACGTGATGGTGGAGCGCTTGTTGTAGTGCGCGAGACGGGAGGCCTCGCCGGCGATGCGCTCGAAGATGTCGCTCACGAAGGAGTTCATGATGCCCATGGCCTTGGAGGAGATGCCGGTGTCGGGGTGCACCTGCTTCAGCACCTTGTACACGTAAATGGCGTAGCTCTCCTTCCTGGACTTTCTCCTCTTCTTGCCGGTCTTGGTGGCCTTGGAGACGGCTTTCTTTGAGCCCTTCTTGGGCGCTTTGACTGGTTCCGCGGGCATGGTTGCTTCGCTCAGGGATTCCCTCAAACGGATGACTCATCCTCGCCGCGGACGCTTGATTTATATTCTCCTCATGCAAATGAGAGTGTGCTGTTGCGCGCACAGGATTGGCTGAGGCTTGGGATCGAGACTGAGCATGCGCCAACACATCCCTGCAACATCCTTGAGACGATTCAATACATTCATCTCATAGGGTAGAGTCTACATGTTCCAGTTTTTCATTGTGAAAGTTGCAGGACATGTGTTTCTTggtataaaaatacattaagttatacaacaaattacaaaatgtacagGAAAAGTAAAGAAGAAAGTCAAAAAACCTTCATGGGCAGCTTCAATTAGGAAACATGAAATCTTTAAATTGTAACACATTTggtttataatatattttacatttaaaatagtcaaatatcaaatataataacaatataaaagGTCTTTTAAGCCATGTTACTTTTAGATACATTTTGTTCAGATATAAAACAAGTCAATTATCTTAGTTTCAAGAAATTGTGATTGTTCaatgttttatgaaaatatGGTGACCAGATTTTTATTCAGGAATTCAACcgtcaaatgaaaaaaatcgtTAAAATCATGAACTCAAGTGTCATTGtgaaacatataaaacaaacacaaggatcCGGGGATATTTCCCTTCCCAGTTCTCTGTCCTTGAGACTTGGCTCTAATTTTCGGGACGATTAGGGCAGGAGTCGGGATTTCGGGACTGTCGCGTCACCCTGCATGAAAAacactaggctcgttcgagatgaagtgcgcctcgcctgtaaagtggacgagagcaggcggcagcagcggggggcggtggacaaagctgcggtaaagtcggacagtttccagccgattccagctccttcgGCTGGACAGAAGTGATGAAACACTGTGgtcgattccgatttaataaaatataatcagacccacacatCAGCTGGTACACGTCTCCAGTTGtatagttatgacagagtagctgttaagtgctctacatgcgatctgttgctgattttaatgaacaacagactgagatgatccgtgatctgatcagatttagtctctttgacttctaaacgtactaccagccacacaacatgtgtttctGGACAGTAAGTCtttaatcagacaaatagcataATCCATCCgattcaaaaaagtaaaagtttaataaacgtcatcatgttgtaaaccaatcagctgttaaatcagctgaaggccggcgtttcccagcatgctctgggtccgcctgctctgcagtcggtgaaaagcaacgcgccgcctgcgtctcagaactgcggccgcctgctctcgtgagatttccgttgcccactgtgcatgacgtcagagcagtCGGATCAAGTCGACACAAATCAACCGGGtcctgcgcagacctggctcatctcgaacgagctaTGGcttcgttcgagatgagccaggtctgcgcagaatcatcaccggcgatcggcgcccggtgcagccggttagatttgtccgacttgatcccgacttctCGACGtcacgcacacgtgggcaacggaaatctcacgagagcaaggcccgcaggtctgagacccaggcggcgcagttgctgtCGTACACGAtagctcgttcgagatgaactgcgccccGTCTGTAAAGTGGACGAAGCAGGCGGCAGCCGGGGGGGGCgtgaaagctgcggtaaagtcggacagtttccgccgattccagccgccttcagctGACAGGAATGATAtgaacactgtggtgcgattctgATTTATACAATATATCAGACCcacatcagctggtacacagtctccagtgttttagttatgacagaggcTGTTAAAGTGCTCTACAGGACCTGTTTGCTGATTTTTAATcacacagactggagatgatccgtgatctgatcagatttagtctctttaCTTCAAAcgtaactatcagccacacaactgtgtttctggacagaataagtcttaaatcagacaaatagcaattaaaatcctccgattcaaacaataaaaagtttattaaAACTTCATcagttgtaaaccaatcaggtgttaaatcagctagAAGCCGGCGTCTCTCCACATGCTCTGGCACGCCTTTCTCTGTCCGCTCATGGCTCAGTGTATGGTTAGAACAGAATGAGCAGGCTCCCGCTACACCGGCAAGCTTTAAAGCTGCTCTGCGGACGTAATAGAAGACCGTCAGCGCCAACTTTGTGGGCGGTTGTCACGGCTCCAACTGCCGTTCTGGACAAGCTCCGCCCTAAAATAGCCTTTGCGCGCTACGATTGGCCAGGCGTCCCTGGTCGCGGGAGGCAACGGAACCTGATTGGTTCAGGTCCTATCAACTGACCAATCGGCTCATCCTCACCTTGCCGCGTCCCAGCGTCCACCATTTATTAAGTAAACAGAGAGGGGGTTCTTACAtttctttaacattttctgtttaaaacaaaaacaaaacacagattaTTTAAGTAAGACAATTATTTATTGTTAGCTATTACAggttttctgtcatatttgatACACGTGTTTTGGAGACCACTACATCATAAGTGTGATATCGTATTCCcccaaaaaactaaatgtataaAATCAGATACAAGCAGCACACAGATGATCCACGAAGGGACAGACACTCATCCACCTTCATTTGAGCCAAAATGGAGGTTGTCCATCATGATCCACATGTGCTTTTTGCTAGGATATCTTTGCCAAATTTAAAGACGTTAAGGCAAGAAAAACATTGACATAGTTCCAATACTTTAAGAGGAATATTAAGTGGACGTTGCAATGTGTAATTACTTAATATTTCCTAACTTAGTATATAGTTAGTTTTAAGAAAACATACTGTAAGATATTCCAACAAATGCCGGATGTATCaaaaatgataaacaaaaacCCCCCAATTTGCAAAGtgatgtttcctttttttttttattgtttgtgagAAAGTCTAATTAACACCCCAGTGTCAGAGGATTACAATTGGCTTTACGAGGTTAAATATGCAAACGAGGCATCTAACGCTAACATTTCTACACTAAAAATCTACACCCGCAAATGGATAAAGTGGCGTAAAAAAGTGTCGCAATGtgtattttggatgttttttgcATCAGTCTGAGAGAAGATCAATGGACGCAAAGAAGCACAAAAACCTCAAACTTGAAATATTCTTTTTGCCTGTAGTGTCTCCCCTTGATGGATTgctttgttgctgaaatgtgctgatTAAATTAAGCTGCCTTGACATGAGTTATATGGACATCATGATGCGTTAGCATGACGCGTGCACCATGTAAAATGCACCACGTCGTTATAACGGATAGACTTTGCTTTTTTCACATCAGGAATTATAATTATTTGTAATACTCATCTCTGTTGGTTTTGTCTGCAGCAGTAGTTGCACGTTGTGGTAAGTTTTGTCCAGCAGgggaagctgctgctgctgctgctgctgcaagaaacacatacaacatataAAAGGTATAAAAGAGGTTAATGTGAAGGGATGATGCAGCTCTTCTCTTTCAGTAGAGTCATATTTTATTCTTGGCTGCAAAAATGGAGAATTAAAGTTGTCTTTTCTCCACATGAACCCTCCTGTTTTCCCAGTTTTCTAAGTTTCTATGTCAGAAACATGACTTTCTAGTCAATCATAAATTTCCATTAATACCAATTGATGATCACTACTTTTATGGTCTGCCAGGGGGGAAATCTGTGATCATCCATAATCACATGTTTCTCTGaccttaactattagtcaaaataattcctaatcgCTGCATATTTTACTTGAAAATTAGGTGTAATTTCATGTAAATGAGATGTATTCACCATCAATTCTATCatgaagtgtaaaactagtggtaataagTCATAAAGTTGGCCAAAAAAATGTTACACAGAATTGGGTGATCATTTATAGGctacgatatatatatatatatctatatatatatatataagacaATACGAGggttaaatatgttaaaatctGCAAACTTGCAGATGACAGAGATATATTCCAAATGTACCTTAGAACAGAATTCAGTGTGCAGTTTAATAGGAACTAGTTGCTCAAACTAAATCAGTCCATTGTAACAGTCCTGTCATAAACCCTTCTTCATTATAACCTTCAGTTTGGGCTGTTCTTCTGACACCACGAAAGGTTTTTAGAGATACGAGGTTCTGACAGGACAGCCACGCTACAAACATATGATGGTTTTATAGAACACGATGCAATGCGGTAGATTAAACTATACCCAAAAGTAcattaatgaattaaaatgagCACAACCATGAACATCTACAGCAggaaaatacaacacacacacacattactgcGGACAGGGAACATTATCCTGCACAATGAGAACCtttttcatactttaagtacattttgtccACCGCCTCACATCAGAGGAAAAGGGCTCCCTTTAAAAAGAGGATACGACCTCGCAGCCTTTTCTTCCGGACTCCAAAACTGGACCACTGGCCAACCGTTGAGCCTCATTCAGCCTGAAAACCTGTTAGGTTGGATTAGGTTATGTGAATGTTTcagcaattaaataaataaatgaaataaagccTTTTCCCTTTCTTGTAAAATGGTTGCTCattagattactttttttttttttttttttttaaatatattatacgTTTTAAAAATTCTAATGttattttattctgaaaatatttaaaagtttttctttattaaactttattttttttttgtaattttataaaAGGTTTTCTTGATGTATGACTTTAAATGTTACTCCCTTTATTCCAACAATATCACAGTTATTTTCTTGAAAATTTATAAAAActttctgcattaaaaatgaaaaaaggaaaatggtgTTGAAATTAAGAATTAAACTTCTAAAAATTCTTGTCTTTACTCTCAAAAgtatttaaactttaaatattGTATTCTGTAACAACTTTTTCTAATGTAACTCACATCTGGAAATACTTTTTCTCGTGTAATAATATCTATctaatatctaatatatatataagtataataTCTTATTTAATTTGATTAATATTTCATGGAT
This genomic stretch from Etheostoma spectabile isolate EspeVRDwgs_2016 chromosome 8, UIUC_Espe_1.0, whole genome shotgun sequence harbors:
- the LOC116693798 gene encoding late histone H2A.L3, with the protein product MSGRGKGVGKTRAKAKSRSSRAGLQFPVGRVHRHLRKGNYAHRVGAGAPVYLAAVLEYLTAEILELAGNAARDNKKTRIIPRHLQLAVRNDEELNKLLGGVTIAQGGVLPNIQAVLLPKKTEKAAKK
- the LOC116693797 gene encoding histone H3 — translated: MARTKQTARKSTGGKAPRKQLATKAARKSAPATGGVKKPHRYRPGTVALREIRRYQKSTXXXXRKLPFQRLVREIAQDFKTDLRFQSSAVMALQESSEAYLVGLFEDTNLCXXXXXXXXIMPKDIQLARRIRGERA
- the LOC116693801 gene encoding histone H2B 5, with protein sequence MPAEPVKAPKKGSKKAVSKATKTGKKRRKSRKESYAIYVYKVLKQVHPDTGISSKAMGIMNSFVSDIFERIAGEASRLAHYNKRSTITSREIQTAVRLLLPGELAKHAVSEGTKAVTKYTSSK